A genomic stretch from Lathyrus oleraceus cultivar Zhongwan6 chromosome 2, CAAS_Psat_ZW6_1.0, whole genome shotgun sequence includes:
- the LOC127121111 gene encoding uncharacterized protein LOC127121111: MNIKSFIFVFFLSALIFISVMATEPSKDDGKQSGGAFEISKTKLAVNKDGDMEKGHNDNGLGFWINGGGWGGSIESGDFKGSINIGGAQGGGENNGLGGQGEGGNEVSWRGGENSGFGGQRERGNEIGWRGGENSGFGGEGGRRNDVSWRGGENRGFGGEEVESGGGFAGLWDHKN; the protein is encoded by the exons ATGAATATCAAGTCTTTCATTTTCGTGTTCTTTCTGAGTGCACTAATTTTCATATCTGTTATGGCAACTGAACCATCGAAAGATGATGGGAAACAAA GTGGTGGTGCATTTGAAATATCAAAAACAAAACTTGCGGTAAATAAGGATGGAGATATGGAAAAAGGACATAATGATAATGGTTTGGGATTTTGGATAAATGGAGGTGGTTGGGGAGGTTCGATAGAAAGCGGAGATTTTAAAGGTTCGATAAATATTGGAGGAGCTCAGGGAGGAGGTGAAAACAATGGACTTGGAGGACAAGGTGAAGGAGGAAATGAAGTAAGTTGGAGAGGAGGAGAAAATAGTGGATTTGGAGGACAAAGAGAAAGAGGAAATGAAATAGGTTGGAGAGGAGGAGAAAATAGTGGATTTGGAGGAGAAGGAGGTAGAAGAAATGATGTAAGTTGGAGAGGAGGAGAAAATAGAGGATTTGGAGGAGAAGAAGTAGAAAGTGGAGGAGGATTTGCAGGACTTTGGGACCATAAAAACTAA
- the LOC127121917 gene encoding uncharacterized protein LOC127121917 has protein sequence MASLRSKGEIVLATASSGIAATLLPSGRTTHSRFKIPIDIQPSSICGIQKQKDLANLIRVVVAIIWDEAPMTNKNCLEALDRSLQDICSNNAPFEFAEFLIRIGDGVKPTKPDDMVRLSLHIAIPWEGEHSIQVLIQYIFPNLELHGWDAPYMVQRAILTPTNDDVQKLNDMIIDQFPGEEHNLLSFDEVEGDNHNLYQQEFLNSIARGSLPPYILKIKRMNMLDVEILTGSNAGKRAFLPRIKIKTSASDGLPFVLSRKQFPMRLSFAITINKSQGQTIPNAGIYLPRHVFSHGQLYVALSRGISQTTTRVLTREGKLKGEDGDYIKNVVYKQILLSHPQVKRSKIYSIGWSSTVITDKTQLWKMVKREIISQRMERNPERIDKGMYEELIRIFIREKENTSNRDFMFGIPLKERH, from the exons ATGGCAAGTTTAAGAAGTAAAGGAGAAATTGTCTTAGCAACTGCATCATCTGGTATAGCTGCAACATTGTTACCTAGTGGTAGGACTACACACTCTCGATTTAAGATACCTATTGATATTCAACCGAGTTCCATTTGTGGTATTCAAAAGCAAAAGGATCTTGCAAATCTCATTAGAGTTGTTGTCGCAATAATTTGGGATGAAGCACCAATGACAAACAAAAATTGTTTGGAAGCCTTAGATCGATCATTACAAGACATTTGTAGCAACAATGCTCCATTTG AGTTTGCAGAATTTCTTATTCGCATTGGTGATGGTGTTAAACCTACCAAACCAGATGACATGGTGAGGTTATCTTTACATATTGCAATCCCATGGGAAGGTGAACATTCCATACAAGTACTTATCCAATATATTTTTCCTAATTTAGAATTGCATGGTTGGGATGCCCCATATATGGTACAAAGAGCTATTTTGACACCAACAAATGATGATGTCCAAAAATTGAATGATATGATTATCGATCAATTTCCAGGAGAAGAACATAACTTATTATCGTTTGATGAGGTTGAAGGAGATAATCATAATTTATACCAGCAAGAATTCTTAAACTCAATTGCACGAGGTAGTTTGCCACCATATATTCTAAAGATAAAAAGG ATGAATATGTTGGATGTGGAAATCCTGACAGGAAGCAACGCAGGAAAACGTGCTTTTTTGCctagaattaaaataaaaacatctGCAAGTGATGGTCTgccttttgtccttagtagaAAGCAGTTTCCTATGCGACTAAGTTTTGCAATTACAATAAATAAATCACAAGGACAAACCATTCCAAATGCTGGAATATATCTTCCACGACATGTTTTTAGTCATGGACAGTTATATGTGGCTTTATCCAGGGGTATTTCACAGACTACAACAAGAGTTTTAACCAGGGAAGGAAAATTGAAAGGAGAAGATGGTGACTACATAAAAAATGTAGTCTACAAACAAATTCTTTTATCGCACCCGCAG GTCAAGCGTTCGAAAATTTACTCCATCGGTTGGAGCTCCACAGTGATAACAGATAAAACACAACTTTGGAAAATGGTGAAAAGAGAAATAATATCTCAAAGGATGGAGAG AAATCCAG AGCGCATTGATAAAGGGATGTACGAAGAATTGATTCGAATCTTTATAAG ggaaaaagaaaatacttcGAATAGAGATTTCATGTTCGGCATTCCTCTTAAAGAACGTCATTGA